One segment of Tenrec ecaudatus isolate mTenEca1 chromosome 1, mTenEca1.hap1, whole genome shotgun sequence DNA contains the following:
- the LOC142437631 gene encoding histone H3.1, which translates to MARTKQTARKSTGGKAPRKQLATKAARKSAPATGGVKKPHRYRPGTVALREIRRYQKSTELLIRKLPFQRLVREIAQDFKTDLRFQSSAVMALQEACEAYLVGLFEDTNLCAIHAKRVTIMPKDIQLARRIRGERA; encoded by the coding sequence ATGGCTCGCACCAAGCAGACGGCCCGCAAGTCGACCGGCGGCAAGGCGCCGCGCAAGCAGCTGGCCACCAAGGCGGCCCGCAAGAGCGCGCCCGCCACGGGCGGCGTGAAGAAGCCCCACCGCTACCGGCCCGGCACCGTGGCGCTGCGCGAGATCCGGCGCTACCAGAAGTCCACGGAGCTGCTGATCCGCAAGCTGCCCTTCCAGCGGCTGGTGCGCGAGATCGCGCAGGACTTCAAGACGGACCTGCGCTTCCAGAGCTCGGCCGTCATGGCGCTGCAGGAGGCGTGCGAGGCCTACCTGGTGGGGCTCTTCGAGGACACCAACCTGTGCGCCATCCACGCCAAGCGCGTCACCATCATGCCCAAGGACATCCAGCTGGCCCGCCGCATCCGCGGGGAGAGGGCATAA
- the LOC142437629 gene encoding histone H4 — protein MSGRGKGGKGLGKGGAKRHRKVLRDNIQGITKPAIRRLARRGGVKRISGLIYEETRGVLKVFLENVIRDAVTYTEHAKRKTVTAMDVVYALKRQGRTLYGFGG, from the coding sequence ATGTCTGGTCGCGGCAAAGGCGGGAAGGGTCTGGGCAAAGGCGGCGCCAAGCGGCACCGCAAGGTGCTCCGCGACAACATCCAGGGCATCACCAAGCCCGCCATCCGCCGGCTGGCTCGGCGCGGCGGCGTCAAGCGCATCTCGGGGCTCATCTACGAGGAGACGCGCGGCGTCCTCAAGGTGTTCCTGGAGAACGTGATCCGCGACGCCGTCACCTACACGGAGCACGCCAAGCGCAAGACGGTCACGGCCATGGACGTGGTCTACGCGCTCAAGCGCCAGGGACGCACCCTCTACGGCTTCGGCGGCTAA
- the LOC142437630 gene encoding histone H4 has product MSGRGKGGKGLGKGGAKRHRKVLRDNIQGITKPAIRRLARRGGVKRISGLIYEETRGVLKVFLENVIRDAVTYTEHAKRKTVTAMDVVYALKRQGRTLYGFGG; this is encoded by the coding sequence ATGTCTGGTCGCGGCAAAGGCGGGAAGGGTCTGGGCAAAGGCGGCGCCAAGCGGCACCGCAAGGTGCTCCGCGACAACATCCAGGGCATCACCAAGCCCGCCATCCGCCGGCTGGCTCGGCGCGGCGGCGTCAAGCGCATCTCGGGGCTCATCTACGAGGAGACGCGCGGCGTCCTCAAGGTGTTCCTGGAGAACGTGATCCGCGACGCCGTCACCTACACGGAGCACGCCAAGCGCAAGACGGTCACGGCCATGGACGTGGTCTACGCGCTCAAGCGCCAGGGACGCACCCTCTACGGCTTCGGCGGTTAA
- the H1-1 gene encoding histone H1.1 has product MSETAPAPVASPTPPEKAPAGKKAKKPSKTAAAAKKPAGPSVSELLVQAVSSSKERSGVSLAALKKSLAAAGYDVEKNNSRIKLGLKSLVSKGTLVQTKGTGASGSFKLNKKGTSAEAKASSSTKVAAKAKAAGAKKPKKAAAAAAKKSVKTPKKAKKPAVARKPAKSPKKPKVAKAKVTKSPAKAKAVKPKAAKAKVTKPKPTKPKKAAPKKK; this is encoded by the coding sequence ATGTCCGAAACCGCGCCTGCTCCTGTGGCGTCTCCCACGCCCCCTGAGAAAGCTCCTGCTGGCAAGAAGGCGAAAAAGCCCTCCAAGACTGCCGCCGCTGCCAAGAAGCCTGCCGGTCCCTCCGTGTCCGAGCTTCTCGTACAGGCGGTTTCTTCTTCCAAGGAGCGCAGCGGCGTGTCCCTGGCCGCGCTCAAGAAGTCTCTGGCGGCCGCCGGCTACGACGTGGAGAAGAACAACAGTCGCATCAAGCTGGGCTTGAAGAGCCTGGTGAGCAAGGGCACCCTGGTGCAGACCAAGGGCACCGGCGCCTCGGGCTCCTTCAAGCTCAACAAGAAGGGTACCTCGGCGGAAGCTAAGGCCAGCAGCAGCACAAAGGTGGCAGCAAAGGCTAAGGCAGCAGGcgccaagaagcccaagaaagCCGCCGCCGCTGCTGCGAAGAAAAGCGTCAAGACGCCGAAGAAAGCCAAGAAGCCAGCGGTGGCAAGGAAGCCCGCCAAGAGTCCCAAGAAACCTAAAGTAGCCAAGGCGAAGGTGACCAAGAGCCCTGCTAAAGCGAAGGCGGTGAAGCCCAAAGCGGCGAAGGCTAAGGTGACCAAGCCCAAACCTACCAAGCCAAAAAAGGCCGCTCCTAAGAAGAAGTAG